One Nesterenkonia populi DNA window includes the following coding sequences:
- a CDS encoding DNA polymerase III subunit alpha, with amino-acid sequence MRFTHLHAASELSAHHGTARPEDLVQAAAAQGAEAAAITDRDGLYGAVRHIRACLEAGIAPIVGAGLQVREKPRRDAEAPPPSEVTVLAHGHNDGAGWAGLARLISSAHAPRRGARRRTAGPHGSAHREAFIDKRRPAIFLQDESGPTGTVLLGPGSDVGQAVLAGEPSAAERLLGEWCDLMPGGTAVEIVCHSTQPGRPGSLRHAAGMMRLAHAHGVPAVLTNAVRYLQPDDALTGDVLDAAAHLLPLGRFSPQPNGQAWLKPPEQMHQLALTLAEHAGLGREQAIDMLSATERLAEACRLDPQADLRWRQPKVPELEVLGVEDDPAQVLAERCRAAVPERYPHTAGQQLAEVQARLQTELATIIEFGFSTYFLAVADVVDMIRSMGVRAQARGSGAGSLVNYLLRVSNVDPIEHELLFERFLGSVRSTLPDIDVDIESARRHEVYTAIFERYGRDRVTLLSMQNRYRARGAARDAGLALGLAEERIDQIAESLWRFNAREFRQVLDAKPELRDVAELVSAEPQVDLLVDLTERLDRLPRHISMHSCGVILGDAGLLSTTPTQPSGIGLPMSQFDKDDIDDMGLLKLDVLGVRMQSTMAYAVDEIQRVNGPAAALEGGLDADAPYVSPEGRVDLDSLPKDDEATFEAIRTTHTLGMFQIESPGQRELIGKLQPDRYEDLIADISLFRPGPMKADMVTPFVERKHGFARMDYLHPRFAPFLQDSYGVVLYHEHVLRILSDTMEVSLAEADELRRRLEKDAGQIEEEFRRRTAENPQDGGPRVFSDAEIDRIWEALRSFGSFGFCKAHGAAFALPTYQSAWLKTHYPVEFLTAIFEHDPGMYPRRLLMAEARRMRIPLLGIGINTSEAGYRTERVSAEEKGIRLGLRDIRGITEAEIARIIEHRPYSSIHEVHQRAKPSRALMMRLAKLGAFDSLSAEEHTSTRGSIITYVRQLTAAPRRSAAPDDPAQPQLFEEAALMDASVPDPTAGETTAEELRELSAEVSEHVIETYRPLLQELGVTPAAELLNTRNNTEVLVAGMRVATQTPPMRSGRRTVFISLDDGTGCADTAFFEEAQERTGPLLFGTRLMIIRGRTRRTGARGVSLHAEEAWDLKHMWNEWQRNGAPL; translated from the coding sequence GTGCGATTCACTCATCTTCATGCCGCCAGCGAGCTCTCCGCCCACCACGGCACCGCTCGGCCTGAGGACCTGGTGCAGGCAGCGGCCGCCCAGGGCGCGGAGGCCGCTGCGATCACCGACCGGGACGGGCTCTACGGGGCGGTCCGGCACATCCGAGCCTGCCTGGAGGCCGGGATCGCCCCGATCGTGGGGGCAGGCCTGCAGGTCCGCGAGAAGCCCCGCAGGGACGCTGAGGCTCCCCCGCCCTCGGAGGTCACCGTGCTCGCCCACGGCCATAACGACGGCGCGGGCTGGGCGGGCCTGGCCCGGCTGATCTCCTCCGCCCACGCGCCCAGACGCGGAGCACGACGGCGCACTGCCGGTCCTCACGGGTCAGCCCATCGGGAGGCGTTCATCGATAAGCGCCGCCCGGCCATCTTCCTCCAGGACGAGTCCGGGCCCACCGGGACCGTGCTGCTGGGGCCCGGCTCCGATGTGGGGCAGGCGGTGCTGGCCGGAGAGCCCTCCGCCGCGGAGAGGCTGCTGGGCGAATGGTGCGATCTGATGCCCGGCGGAACGGCGGTGGAGATCGTCTGCCACAGCACCCAGCCCGGCCGGCCCGGAAGCCTCCGGCACGCCGCCGGCATGATGCGGCTCGCCCACGCCCACGGAGTCCCGGCGGTGCTGACCAACGCGGTTCGCTACCTGCAGCCGGATGATGCCCTCACCGGGGATGTGCTCGACGCCGCAGCGCACCTGCTGCCGCTGGGCCGCTTCTCACCCCAGCCCAACGGGCAGGCCTGGCTGAAGCCGCCTGAGCAGATGCACCAGCTGGCCCTCACCCTCGCCGAGCATGCCGGGCTTGGCCGGGAGCAGGCGATCGACATGCTCTCGGCCACCGAACGCCTCGCAGAGGCCTGCCGACTCGACCCCCAGGCCGACCTGCGGTGGCGGCAGCCCAAAGTCCCCGAGCTGGAGGTCCTCGGCGTTGAGGACGATCCCGCCCAGGTGCTGGCTGAGAGGTGCCGGGCCGCCGTCCCAGAACGCTACCCGCACACCGCCGGGCAGCAGCTCGCTGAGGTGCAGGCCCGCCTCCAGACGGAGCTGGCCACCATCATAGAGTTCGGGTTCAGCACCTACTTCCTGGCGGTCGCGGACGTGGTGGACATGATCCGCAGCATGGGGGTCCGCGCCCAGGCCCGCGGCTCCGGGGCCGGCAGCCTGGTCAACTACCTGCTGCGGGTCTCCAACGTGGACCCCATAGAGCACGAGCTGCTCTTCGAACGCTTCCTGGGGAGCGTCCGCAGCACCCTGCCCGATATTGACGTGGACATCGAGTCCGCCCGCCGGCATGAGGTCTACACAGCGATCTTCGAACGCTACGGCCGCGACCGGGTCACCCTGCTGTCCATGCAGAACCGCTACCGGGCCCGCGGGGCGGCCCGCGATGCTGGGCTCGCGCTCGGGCTGGCCGAGGAGCGGATCGACCAGATCGCCGAGAGCCTATGGAGGTTCAACGCCCGCGAGTTCCGGCAGGTGCTCGACGCCAAGCCCGAGCTGCGCGACGTCGCCGAGCTGGTCTCAGCCGAACCGCAGGTGGACCTGCTGGTGGACCTCACCGAACGCCTCGACCGACTCCCCCGGCACATCTCCATGCACTCCTGCGGGGTGATCCTCGGGGATGCGGGGCTGCTCTCGACCACTCCCACCCAGCCCTCCGGCATCGGCCTGCCGATGAGCCAGTTCGACAAGGACGACATCGACGACATGGGGCTGCTGAAGCTCGACGTCCTCGGGGTGCGGATGCAGTCGACCATGGCCTACGCCGTCGATGAGATCCAACGGGTCAACGGCCCCGCCGCCGCCTTGGAGGGCGGGCTGGACGCCGATGCCCCCTACGTCTCCCCCGAGGGACGGGTGGACCTGGACTCTCTGCCCAAGGACGACGAGGCGACCTTCGAAGCCATCCGCACCACCCACACACTGGGAATGTTCCAGATCGAATCCCCCGGGCAGCGGGAGCTCATCGGCAAGCTTCAGCCGGACCGGTATGAAGACCTCATCGCCGACATCTCCCTCTTCCGGCCCGGCCCGATGAAGGCAGACATGGTGACCCCGTTCGTGGAGCGCAAGCACGGCTTCGCCCGCATGGACTATCTTCACCCGCGCTTCGCTCCCTTCCTGCAGGACTCCTACGGGGTGGTGCTCTACCACGAGCATGTGCTGCGGATCCTCTCCGACACCATGGAGGTCTCCCTGGCGGAGGCCGACGAGCTGCGCCGTCGTCTGGAGAAGGACGCCGGCCAGATCGAAGAGGAGTTCCGCCGTCGCACCGCCGAGAACCCGCAAGACGGCGGACCTCGGGTCTTCAGCGACGCTGAGATCGATCGGATCTGGGAGGCGCTGCGCAGCTTCGGCAGCTTTGGGTTCTGCAAGGCGCACGGGGCCGCCTTCGCCCTGCCCACCTACCAGTCCGCCTGGCTGAAGACCCACTACCCGGTGGAGTTCCTCACCGCGATCTTCGAGCACGACCCCGGCATGTACCCGCGGCGGCTGCTGATGGCCGAGGCCCGCAGGATGCGCATCCCCCTGCTGGGGATCGGCATCAACACCTCCGAGGCCGGATACCGCACCGAACGGGTCAGCGCCGAGGAGAAGGGAATCCGGCTGGGCCTGCGGGACATCCGCGGCATCACTGAGGCCGAGATCGCCCGGATCATCGAGCACCGGCCCTACTCCTCCATCCATGAGGTTCACCAGCGGGCCAAGCCTTCCCGCGCACTGATGATGCGGCTGGCCAAGCTGGGCGCCTTCGACAGTCTGAGCGCTGAGGAGCACACCAGCACCCGCGGCAGCATCATCACCTATGTGCGGCAGCTGACTGCCGCCCCGCGCAGAAGCGCCGCCCCGGATGACCCGGCTCAGCCGCAGCTGTTCGAAGAGGCAGCCCTGATGGACGCCTCCGTGCCGGACCCGACCGCCGGTGAGACCACCGCCGAGGAGCTGCGGGAGCTCTCCGCAGAGGTGAGCGAGCACGTGATCGAGACCTACCGCCCGCTGCTGCAGGAGCTGGGGGTCACCCCCGCCGCGGAGCTGCTGAACACCCGGAACAACACCGAGGTCCTGGTGGCGGGGATGCGAGTGGCCACCCAGACCCCGCCGATGCGCTCAGGCAGGCGCACCGTGTTCATCAGCCTCGACGACGGCACCGGGTGCGCGGACACCGCGTTCTTCGAGGAAGCCCAGGAGAGGACCGGGCCGCTGCTGTTCGGCACCCGGCTGATGATCATCCGCGGCCGCACTCGCCGCACAGGGGCCCGCGGGGTCTCCCTGCACGCCGAGGAAGCCTGGGACCTTAAGCACATGTGGAACGAATGGCAGCGGAACGGTGCTCCCCTCTGA
- a CDS encoding DUF6504 family protein, with translation MTAVPDSQAQQPMAAVRTSASGAPAEFEYAGRRFRVCARPIPWIDRWAWWETARRAPAGKSAHLLDRPMWQVQAAAEDGEILIFDLAASPDLLWPVTAIYD, from the coding sequence ATGACTGCCGTTCCGGACTCGCAGGCCCAGCAGCCCATGGCGGCCGTGCGCACCAGCGCCTCCGGCGCCCCCGCGGAGTTCGAGTACGCCGGACGGCGCTTCCGGGTCTGCGCGCGCCCCATCCCGTGGATAGACCGGTGGGCCTGGTGGGAGACCGCCCGCCGGGCCCCGGCCGGAAAGTCAGCTCACCTGCTGGACCGGCCCATGTGGCAGGTGCAGGCGGCCGCCGAGGACGGCGAGATCCTCATCTTTGACCTGGCCGCCTCCCCCGACCTGCTGTGGCCGGTCACGGCCATCTACGACTGA
- a CDS encoding deoxyguanosinetriphosphate triphosphohydrolase family protein, protein MHAAPAEDQRTARRVPEALDAAQQLERWPDFRADLERIRFSPYFSRLSAVTQVISQTGAGMAIHNRLTHSLKVAAVARAIAVGLSAEGGRTGELLDSLGGCHPVVVQAAACAHDVGHPPFGHLGEQALDRLAREHFGLAEGFEGNAQSFRILTRLDEYDRDGAGLNLTAAVRSAVLKYPWIRAEGIGRPGGPETPRGLSPDPGGGGARKFAVYTLDLHSMHEARAAYPSISQHQQTVECSVMDTADDIAYSLHDLDDFYRAGLLNQTAISAEFGAWKEARGELCAAAEAELRRSARTPGHSLELLWRQLQRKDPWIADAEAFLHAVERVSEGVVEGLLMSPFDGSREAERALATFTAGWINHLQSSVELHAEPHIRSGHVSLNQQAWHEVAVLKFLHQRFILGRADLTVYQRGQARLIERLVLGFSAWLEDEDDARRAPRRLLDLVELAAEDMLALRKESPELLDAADEPTLMRKAQGRGIIDYVASLTDAQATSLDGLLAGTSERLWDAGQGL, encoded by the coding sequence ATGCATGCCGCCCCTGCCGAAGATCAGCGCACTGCCCGCCGGGTCCCCGAGGCCCTGGATGCCGCCCAGCAGCTGGAGCGCTGGCCGGACTTCCGCGCGGATCTGGAGCGGATCCGGTTCTCCCCGTACTTTTCGCGGCTCTCCGCCGTCACCCAGGTCATCTCTCAGACCGGGGCGGGCATGGCGATCCACAACCGGCTCACCCATTCCCTGAAGGTCGCGGCGGTGGCCCGGGCGATCGCCGTCGGACTCTCCGCAGAAGGGGGCCGCACCGGTGAGCTGCTGGACTCCCTCGGCGGCTGCCATCCGGTGGTGGTGCAGGCGGCGGCCTGCGCCCATGATGTGGGGCACCCGCCCTTCGGGCACCTGGGGGAGCAGGCCTTGGACCGTTTGGCCAGGGAGCACTTCGGGCTGGCAGAGGGGTTCGAGGGCAACGCCCAGTCCTTCCGGATCCTCACCCGGCTGGACGAGTACGACCGCGACGGCGCGGGCCTGAACCTCACCGCGGCGGTGCGCTCGGCCGTGCTGAAGTACCCGTGGATCCGGGCTGAGGGCATCGGCCGGCCGGGCGGCCCGGAGACCCCGCGCGGGCTCTCTCCGGACCCCGGCGGCGGGGGCGCCCGCAAGTTCGCCGTCTATACCCTGGACCTGCACAGCATGCACGAGGCCCGGGCGGCCTATCCGAGCATCAGCCAGCACCAGCAGACCGTGGAGTGCTCGGTGATGGACACCGCCGACGACATCGCCTACTCCCTGCATGACCTGGATGACTTCTACCGGGCGGGGCTGCTGAACCAGACAGCGATCTCCGCGGAGTTCGGGGCCTGGAAAGAGGCGCGCGGGGAGCTCTGCGCCGCTGCTGAGGCCGAGCTGCGGCGGAGCGCCCGCACCCCGGGGCACTCCCTGGAGCTGCTGTGGCGGCAGCTGCAGCGCAAGGACCCGTGGATCGCTGACGCTGAGGCGTTCCTCCACGCCGTCGAACGTGTCTCCGAGGGCGTGGTGGAGGGGCTGCTGATGTCTCCCTTCGACGGGTCCCGGGAGGCGGAGCGTGCCCTGGCGACCTTCACCGCCGGGTGGATCAACCACCTGCAGAGCTCTGTGGAGCTGCACGCTGAGCCGCACATCCGCTCCGGGCACGTCAGCCTCAACCAGCAGGCCTGGCACGAGGTGGCGGTGCTGAAGTTCCTTCACCAGCGGTTCATCCTCGGCCGGGCAGACCTCACCGTCTACCAGCGAGGCCAGGCCCGCCTCATCGAACGTCTGGTGCTGGGATTCTCCGCCTGGCTGGAGGATGAGGACGATGCCCGGCGCGCTCCGCGCCGGCTGCTGGACCTGGTGGAGCTGGCCGCCGAGGACATGCTTGCGCTGCGGAAGGAATCCCCGGAGCTGCTCGACGCCGCCGATGAGCCCACTCTGATGCGCAAGGCTCAGGGCCGCGGCATCATCGACTATGTCGCCTCCCTCACCGACGCGCAGGCGACCTCGTTGGACGGGCTCCTGGCCGGGACCTCCGAGCGCCTCTGGGACGCCGGGCAGGGGCTGTAG
- a CDS encoding FAD-dependent oxidoreductase, whose amino-acid sequence MQRRVDVAVIGAGQAGLSAGYHLQRSGLEFVMLDAEHSPGGAWQHRWESLRMETINGIFDLPGLPKPPIDDAEPSRTAVPRYFADFERAMGLPIRRPVQVHSVSEADSGELTVRTDDSTWTARAVINATGTWSSPVLPELPGSDSFRGRQLHTRDYVSAEDLAGRRVAVVGGGISAVQLLAEISRTAATFWYTRREPVFQEEGFRPEVEGRQTIEKVTAAAEAGLPARSIVSYTGLVWTPYARDAAARGALSRRPMFARIEPRGVREADGSLTTVDTILWATGFRPSLAHLEPLNLVNEQGGVAVRGTEVRADPRIHLIGFGPSQSTVGANRAGREAVRRLLKRLG is encoded by the coding sequence ATGCAGCGCCGCGTCGATGTTGCCGTGATCGGGGCCGGGCAGGCTGGGCTCTCTGCCGGATACCACCTGCAGCGCAGCGGCCTGGAGTTTGTCATGCTCGACGCCGAACACTCCCCCGGCGGGGCCTGGCAGCACCGGTGGGAATCGCTGCGCATGGAGACCATCAACGGAATCTTCGACCTGCCCGGGCTCCCCAAACCCCCGATCGACGACGCCGAGCCCAGCCGCACCGCCGTTCCCCGATACTTCGCCGACTTCGAACGCGCCATGGGCCTGCCGATCCGCAGGCCCGTGCAGGTGCACAGTGTGAGCGAAGCAGACAGCGGCGAGCTGACAGTGCGCACTGATGACAGCACCTGGACCGCACGGGCCGTCATCAACGCCACCGGCACCTGGAGCAGCCCGGTGCTGCCGGAGCTCCCCGGCAGCGACAGCTTCCGGGGCCGGCAGCTGCACACCCGGGACTACGTCTCTGCGGAGGATCTGGCCGGCCGCCGGGTCGCCGTCGTCGGCGGCGGCATCTCCGCGGTGCAGCTGCTGGCGGAGATCTCCCGCACCGCCGCCACCTTCTGGTACACCCGCCGGGAGCCCGTTTTCCAGGAGGAAGGCTTCCGCCCAGAGGTGGAGGGCCGGCAGACCATCGAGAAAGTCACCGCCGCGGCTGAGGCAGGACTGCCCGCCCGCAGCATCGTCTCCTACACCGGGCTGGTGTGGACCCCCTACGCCCGGGACGCCGCCGCGCGCGGAGCCCTCAGCCGCAGGCCGATGTTCGCCCGGATCGAGCCCCGAGGGGTGCGGGAGGCCGACGGCAGCCTCACCACAGTGGACACCATCCTCTGGGCCACCGGCTTCCGCCCCTCCCTGGCCCACCTGGAACCGCTGAACCTCGTCAATGAGCAGGGCGGGGTCGCGGTCCGCGGCACCGAGGTCCGGGCCGATCCGCGCATCCACCTCATCGGATTCGGGCCCTCGCAGTCCACGGTGGGCGCCAACCGGGCAGGGCGCGAAGCGGTGCGGAGGCTGCTGAAGCGGCTCGGCTGA
- a CDS encoding ATP-binding cassette domain-containing protein — MPSAAAAAPISESIQVRGARENNLRGVDVDIPKRRLTVFTGVSGSGKSSLVFGTVAAESRRLINETYDAFIQGFMPSMSRPEVEVLEGLTAAIIIDQERMAANPRSTVGTATDVNSMLRILFSRYARPQLGSPMAYSFNVASSYGSGTRTKADGTEESAGYSVTGGMCLRCEGRGQVNQIDLSQLADETKSLNEGAITIPGYKPGGWSVRFYAESGFFDPDKPIRDYTDQEREDLFHREATKVNIAGTNMTFQGLVPTVKKSFLSKDRDAMQPHIGAFVDRAVTFADCPDCGGTRLSKQTRASMIAGRSIADLCAVQISDLAAWFEHLDPAAEGLAGAEPLLASLREALQNFVTIGLGYLSLDRASGTLSGGEAQRVKMVRHLGSSLTDVTYVFDEPTVGLHPHDVARMNELLLKLRDKGNTVLVVEHNPEVMAVADHIVDMGPAAGSHGGEIVYTGDCPGLRASNTLTGQHLETRQQLKDTPRTPTGALEIRGASAHNLRNIDLDVPTGVLVAVTGVAGSGKSSLIHGSLARREGVVAVDQTPIRGSRRSNPATYTGLLDPIRKAFAKANGVKPALFSANSEGACPHCCGAGVIHQDLGIISGLSTVCEECQGRRFQDAVLEYRLDGRNIAEVLAMPVEEALTFFSGEADGRTEARIPAAQKILTRLAEVGLGYLTLGQPLSTLSGGERQRLRLAVEIGSEAATIILDEPSAGLHMADTDRLISMLEKIVEAGRTVLVIEHSLDVISRADWIIDVGPGAGHDGGRVVFSGTPTDLLAAEDSLTGTHLSRHHGR, encoded by the coding sequence ATGCCTTCAGCAGCAGCCGCCGCCCCCATCTCCGAATCCATCCAGGTCCGCGGTGCCCGGGAGAACAACCTGCGCGGGGTCGACGTCGACATCCCCAAGCGAAGGCTGACCGTGTTCACCGGTGTCTCCGGGTCCGGAAAGTCTTCCCTAGTCTTCGGCACAGTGGCTGCCGAGTCCCGGCGGCTGATCAACGAGACCTATGACGCCTTCATCCAAGGGTTCATGCCCTCGATGTCCCGCCCGGAGGTCGAGGTCCTGGAGGGGCTGACCGCGGCGATCATCATCGATCAGGAGCGAATGGCCGCCAATCCGCGCTCCACGGTGGGAACCGCAACCGATGTGAACTCCATGCTGAGGATCCTCTTCAGCCGGTATGCCCGGCCGCAGCTGGGATCCCCGATGGCCTATTCCTTCAACGTGGCCTCCTCCTACGGCTCAGGAACCCGCACCAAAGCCGACGGCACTGAGGAGTCTGCCGGCTACAGCGTCACCGGCGGAATGTGCCTGCGCTGCGAAGGCCGCGGACAGGTCAACCAGATCGACCTCTCCCAGCTGGCGGATGAGACAAAATCCCTCAACGAAGGCGCGATCACCATCCCCGGCTACAAGCCCGGCGGCTGGTCCGTACGGTTCTACGCCGAATCCGGGTTCTTCGACCCCGACAAGCCGATCCGTGACTACACCGACCAGGAGCGTGAAGACCTCTTCCACCGCGAGGCCACCAAGGTGAACATCGCCGGGACCAACATGACCTTCCAGGGCCTGGTCCCAACGGTGAAGAAGTCCTTCCTGTCCAAGGACCGCGACGCGATGCAGCCGCATATCGGGGCCTTCGTGGACCGGGCAGTGACCTTCGCCGACTGCCCCGACTGCGGCGGCACCCGGCTGAGCAAGCAGACCCGCGCCTCCATGATCGCCGGCCGCAGCATCGCCGACCTCTGCGCCGTGCAGATCAGCGACCTCGCCGCCTGGTTCGAGCACCTCGACCCTGCCGCCGAGGGCCTGGCCGGAGCTGAGCCGCTGCTGGCCTCCCTCCGCGAGGCCCTGCAGAACTTCGTCACCATCGGCCTGGGCTACCTCTCCCTGGACCGGGCCTCCGGCACACTCTCAGGGGGCGAGGCGCAGCGGGTGAAGATGGTCCGCCACCTGGGCTCCTCACTCACCGATGTCACCTACGTCTTCGACGAGCCCACCGTCGGGCTGCACCCGCACGACGTCGCCCGCATGAACGAGCTGCTGCTGAAGCTGCGGGACAAAGGAAACACCGTCCTCGTCGTCGAGCACAACCCCGAGGTGATGGCCGTGGCCGATCACATCGTGGATATGGGCCCGGCTGCCGGCAGCCACGGCGGCGAGATCGTCTACACCGGCGACTGCCCCGGGCTGCGGGCCTCCAACACCCTCACCGGCCAGCACCTGGAGACCCGCCAGCAGCTCAAGGACACGCCCCGCACCCCCACCGGCGCCCTGGAGATCCGCGGCGCCAGCGCCCACAACCTGCGCAACATCGACCTCGACGTCCCCACCGGGGTGCTCGTAGCCGTCACCGGTGTGGCCGGCTCCGGCAAGAGCTCACTGATCCACGGCTCCCTCGCCCGCCGGGAGGGAGTGGTCGCCGTCGACCAAACGCCCATCCGCGGCTCCCGCCGCTCCAACCCGGCCACCTACACCGGGCTGCTGGATCCCATCCGCAAAGCCTTCGCCAAGGCCAACGGGGTCAAGCCCGCCCTGTTCAGCGCAAATTCCGAGGGCGCCTGCCCCCACTGCTGCGGCGCCGGGGTCATCCACCAGGACCTCGGCATCATCTCCGGGCTCTCCACCGTCTGCGAGGAGTGCCAGGGCCGCCGCTTCCAGGACGCGGTGCTCGAGTACCGGCTGGACGGCAGGAACATCGCCGAAGTGCTGGCCATGCCCGTGGAGGAGGCGCTGACCTTCTTCAGCGGCGAAGCCGACGGCAGGACTGAGGCACGCATCCCGGCCGCCCAGAAGATCCTCACCCGCCTGGCGGAGGTCGGGCTCGGATACCTCACCCTCGGCCAGCCGCTGAGCACCCTCTCCGGCGGCGAGCGCCAGCGCCTCAGGCTGGCCGTCGAGATCGGATCCGAGGCGGCGACCATCATCCTGGACGAACCCAGCGCCGGCCTGCACATGGCTGACACCGACCGGCTCATCAGCATGCTGGAGAAGATCGTGGAGGCCGGGCGCACTGTGCTCGTCATTGAGCACAGTCTGGACGTGATCTCTCGGGCGGACTGGATCATCGACGTCGGCCCCGGGGCCGGGCACGACGGCGGCCGGGTCGTCTTCTCCGGCACCCCGACCGACCTCCTCGCCGCAGAAGACTCGCTGACCGGCACCCACCTGAGCAGGCACCATGGCCGCTGA
- a CDS encoding TetR/AcrR family transcriptional regulator C-terminal domain-containing protein, with protein MSEQNPLAKSLQLLWEGLPEPERGPKPKLTLSQIVSAGIELADNDGLEALSMRKLSQKLGVGTMSLYRYVPSKTELIHLMVDAVVGPSYARRTAPAQGWRQFLTTTAYEARGMYLEHPWALQANWSRPVLGPHSVADLDLFLTGIKDLPLRDQEKMHLATVVDSYVQGTVRQELLWLNATSESDMTDEEFWSYQLPWLSQAMTSGRFPAMAQLPEDTFDGTWEETFDFGLQLILDGLDAQLTRRTA; from the coding sequence ATGAGCGAGCAGAACCCGCTGGCCAAGAGCCTCCAGCTCCTCTGGGAAGGCCTCCCAGAGCCCGAGAGGGGACCCAAGCCGAAGCTCACACTGAGCCAGATCGTCTCCGCCGGGATCGAGCTGGCCGACAACGACGGCCTGGAAGCGCTCTCCATGCGGAAGCTGTCTCAGAAGCTCGGCGTCGGCACCATGTCGCTCTACCGCTACGTGCCCTCCAAGACCGAGCTGATCCATCTGATGGTCGACGCGGTGGTGGGACCTTCATACGCCCGGCGCACCGCTCCGGCCCAAGGCTGGCGGCAGTTTCTGACCACCACCGCCTACGAAGCTCGGGGCATGTATCTGGAGCACCCCTGGGCCCTGCAGGCGAATTGGAGCCGACCGGTGCTCGGCCCCCACAGCGTGGCGGACCTGGACCTGTTCCTCACCGGCATCAAAGACCTCCCGCTGCGCGACCAGGAGAAGATGCACCTGGCCACAGTGGTGGACTCATATGTGCAAGGGACAGTGCGCCAGGAGCTGCTCTGGCTCAACGCCACCTCCGAGTCAGACATGACCGACGAGGAGTTCTGGAGCTATCAGCTCCCATGGCTCAGCCAAGCCATGACCTCCGGACGCTTCCCCGCCATGGCGCAGCTCCCCGAGGACACCTTCGACGGCACATGGGAAGAGACCTTCGACTTCGGCCTCCAGCTCATCCTCGACGGCCTGGATGCGCAGCTGACCCGTCGAACCGCCTGA
- a CDS encoding ATP-binding cassette domain-containing protein gives MTSEPAVQASGLVKRYKSKTALDGVDLEVPRGTVHGLLGPNGAGKTTAVRILSTLTGADGGSARVAGFDVARQPREVRRRIGLTGQQTAVDDLMTARQNLVMFGRLFRLDKGAARRRADELLEIFGLAEAAGRSPKKFSGGMRRRLDLAASMILAPEVLFLDEPTTGLDPAGRREVWEAVRSMAASGTTVLLTTHYLDEADKLCDRISVIDQGRNYIEDTPAGMKRRIGDERLEIVAADPAELSALTDLVRRALSVEPSAEEAGASVSVPVADGVSALTAVAVEIRAAGIDVADIGLRRPTLDEAFLHLTAAAAKTPEETV, from the coding sequence ATGACGTCAGAACCAGCTGTCCAGGCCTCCGGCCTGGTCAAGCGATATAAGAGCAAGACCGCCCTCGACGGGGTCGACCTTGAGGTGCCCCGCGGGACTGTGCACGGTCTGCTCGGCCCCAACGGTGCGGGCAAGACCACTGCTGTGCGCATCCTCTCTACGCTCACCGGGGCCGACGGCGGCAGCGCCCGTGTGGCCGGCTTCGACGTGGCCCGGCAGCCCAGGGAGGTCCGGCGCCGCATCGGGCTGACCGGTCAGCAGACAGCTGTGGATGACTTGATGACCGCCCGGCAGAACCTGGTCATGTTCGGCAGGCTCTTCCGGCTGGACAAGGGGGCGGCCCGCCGGCGCGCCGACGAGCTGCTGGAGATCTTCGGCTTGGCCGAGGCCGCCGGCCGCTCGCCGAAGAAGTTCTCCGGCGGCATGCGCCGTCGGCTGGACCTTGCCGCTTCGATGATCCTGGCCCCGGAGGTGCTCTTCCTGGACGAGCCCACCACCGGCTTGGACCCGGCAGGACGGCGCGAAGTCTGGGAGGCGGTGCGGAGCATGGCTGCCTCAGGCACCACGGTGCTGCTGACCACCCACTATCTGGATGAGGCGGACAAGCTCTGCGACAGGATCAGCGTGATCGATCAGGGGAGGAACTACATCGAAGACACCCCCGCAGGGATGAAGCGCAGAATCGGCGACGAGCGCCTGGAGATCGTCGCTGCGGACCCGGCAGAGCTGAGCGCCCTGACAGATCTGGTGAGGCGTGCGCTCAGCGTCGAGCCCTCCGCTGAGGAGGCTGGCGCCAGTGTGAGCGTCCCGGTGGCTGACGGGGTCTCTGCCCTGACCGCCGTCGCCGTGGAGATCAGAGCAGCGGGAATCGACGTCGCCGACATCGGCCTGCGCCGCCCCACCCTGGATGAAGCCTTCCTGCACCTGACCGCAGCAGCGGCGAAGACCCCCGAGGAGACAGTATGA